The DNA segment GTGCTTGTTACCCTGCTATATGATACCAGCAAGTTACGGAACAATCCTCTGGATAAGGTTGTGCTATTTCGCATGGATACCCACCAAGATTGCCCATAAAATCAATATTTTGGAAGCAATGATCCATTTAAGAGGAACATGTGATGAAAAAGAAGATCTATCGCGCCTGGCGAAGGAAAAAGAAAAAAGCTCAGTTCAACTGAGCCTTGTAATATTCAAAGTGTTTGGAACGTTGCGAATTTTCCATCTTGCTGACCAACGCTTTTACAAGGAAGGAATGATCATCAATCCATTTAATCTGATCTACGTTCCATTTATCGGTCTTGAAATATTGATATTCTGTAAGCAATTTTGAAGGAGCTTTTCTGTCGTTTACTTTCAATATGGCAATCGTACAGTTGTTTGCTTTGTATAACTCATTGTAAAAGTAAAGCAGGTACTTACTATTGACGGAAGGGACAGGGGTTTCGACCGCAGCATCGCCTATAGATACGATTGCATACCTGTAATTACTGAGGCTATCTACCAGAATCAGGTCACTAAAACCAATGTGTTCGGATGTTGCATTGCTCGTCAGCACATACATTTTCAGTTTTGGGAAATAGCCGAAAAACTCGAATCCCCTAAAACCATCACTACCGGCCTGGGAATCGTATTTTTTTAGCCAGTAAGGTTTTCCTTTTGCTATGATCTGAAACTGTGATTTGGTTTCTTTCAGTTTGGGCTTTGCCAGTGTTTTGTCCTGCTCATAACGTTCATATTCCGCAGCAGTAGTTTTCTGGAAGCTGATTTTTGGCAACTTTTCATAAGTGTCTACATAGCCAATGCTGACCTCATTCTTTTGCTGTGAAAAGGCAGCAAAAGATGTTAAGAATAACAATATCATTAGATTTACCCGATGCATAGCCAGAAATTTAGGTCGTCGACAGATACAGCTGAACCAGCTCCTCCCATTCCTCTTCAAGACTTTGATCAGGAACGGGCTTCCCTGCCCGCTTATACCAATACCCTGCATTCCATAGGTCTCCTTCTTTGCGGTGCAGGTAAGCATGAACATGCGCAGCAACCCGGTCATCCAGATGGTCGATCAGATCATGAGCTGTTTTCCAATCCCCCTTTCCATCATGCCACAAAGCCTGAAGCGGAATAGAGAGTTCTTCAGGCATTTGTCCACTGATCGTGGTATTTTTAAAATGATCCTTATCTGCCATACTGTTTCATCGCGTTGAGCTGATCGGAATTAAACATGCTGGTCCACAAGAATGACATTCCCATCCGGATCGGTTACCATAAAGCTGGCAGGTCCGGAAGAATCTTCGTCGGCTTCTCCTTCTATTTTGAGTCCTTTACTTTTCAGCTGTTTCTGAATCGCTCTCACATCGTCAAAACCAGGTACATTGCCGGCATTCTCATCCCAGCCCGGGTTGAAAGTCAAAATATTATTTTGAAACATTCCCTGGAACAAACCCACCAAGGCATTCCCATTCTTCATAATGAGGTAGTTCTTTTCCAGCTGGCCTGCAAAAGCGGTAAAGCCCAGGTTTTCATAAAATGCTTTGGAAGCGTTGAGGTCCTTGACACTCAGGCTGATTGAAAATGCCCCTAGTTTCATGTTTTTTATCTTTTGGTCTCTACTAAATAACGATTAATATTCCTTAAATGGAAATGACCAAAAGACGGTTAAAGAATATTTGCCAGTTTGAGATGTTGAAGTAACATGATCGTCTTACCGTCCTTGATTTCACCACTATACATTAGTTCCATCGCTTTGTCGATGTGCATTTCCAGCACTTCTATTTCTTCCTGCTCCTGCGCTATTCCGCCTCCATCCGTCACTTTCATGGATTTGGAATACTCGGCGATAAAGAAATAAAGCATCTCTGTAACAGATCCCGGCGACATATACGCTTCAAAAACTTTTTTAACATCAG comes from the Pedobacter sp. FW305-3-2-15-E-R2A2 genome and includes:
- a CDS encoding VOC family protein, coding for MKLGAFSISLSVKDLNASKAFYENLGFTAFAGQLEKNYLIMKNGNALVGLFQGMFQNNILTFNPGWDENAGNVPGFDDVRAIQKQLKSKGLKIEGEADEDSSGPASFMVTDPDGNVILVDQHV